From the Thunnus albacares chromosome 24, fThuAlb1.1, whole genome shotgun sequence genome, one window contains:
- the LOC122976372 gene encoding uncharacterized protein LOC122976372 isoform X1, which yields MAVWKLWFVLLLLLPAYNNSQVTLVKTTGREPYVTPICTNETLNIITFIICKIRTEESRGEECHLGFHYERGFEHGCDSRFTLMKKNWTLFLQLTSLTPVDSGNYSCECTYIEGTNTLHLQITVEVNPSATVEDEEATSSTKISIASTAVGVTVFIIITGVILGFIHRRKHHRIHSRTDTSGSSVCKSPGSLTGDDPDDPYTSLQQPANDLYQTISSIHHQHDAKTNSATI from the exons ATGGCTGTTTGGAAACTGTGGTTtgttctgcttctgctgctACCTGCGTATAACAACAGCCAAG TGACTCTTGTGAAAACCACTGGGAGAGAACCATATGTCACTCCGATATGCACcaatgaaacactgaatatcATCACATTTATAATATGTAAGATCagaacagaggagagcagaggagaagagtgtCACCTGGGGTTTCACTATGAGCGTGGCTTTGAGCATGGATGTGACTCCAGGTTCACACTTATGAAAAAGAATTGGACTTTATTTCTTCAACTGACCAGTTTAACACCAGTGGATAGTGGGAACTACAGCTGTGAGTGTACATATATTGAAGGAACAAATACTCTCCATCTTCAAATCACTGTGGAAG TAAATCCCAGTGCCACTGTAGAGGATGAAGAGGCCACAAGTTCCACAAAAATATCAATTGCCAGTACTGCTGTTGGTGTGACTGTATTCATCATTATAACTGGAGTTATCCTGGGATTTATCCacagaagaaaacatcacag AATCCATTCAAGAACAGACACATCTGGATCATCTGTATGTAAATCTCCCGGCTCTTTA ACCGGAGATGACCCAGATGACCCCTACACAAGCCTTCAGCAGCCAGCAAATGATCTCTACCAAACTATCTCCTCAATACACCATCAACATGACGCCAAGACAAATTCAGCCACAATATAA
- the LOC122976372 gene encoding uncharacterized protein LOC122976372 isoform X2: MAVWKLWFVLLLLLPAYNNSQVTLVKTTGREPYVTPICTNETLNIITFIICKIRTEESRGEECHLGFHYERGFEHGCDSRFTLMKKNWTLFLQLTSLTPVDSGNYSCECTYIEGTNTLHLQITVEVNPSATVEDEEATSSTKISIASTAVGVTVFIIITGVILGFIHRRKHHRTDTSGSSVCKSPGSLTGDDPDDPYTSLQQPANDLYQTISSIHHQHDAKTNSATI; this comes from the exons ATGGCTGTTTGGAAACTGTGGTTtgttctgcttctgctgctACCTGCGTATAACAACAGCCAAG TGACTCTTGTGAAAACCACTGGGAGAGAACCATATGTCACTCCGATATGCACcaatgaaacactgaatatcATCACATTTATAATATGTAAGATCagaacagaggagagcagaggagaagagtgtCACCTGGGGTTTCACTATGAGCGTGGCTTTGAGCATGGATGTGACTCCAGGTTCACACTTATGAAAAAGAATTGGACTTTATTTCTTCAACTGACCAGTTTAACACCAGTGGATAGTGGGAACTACAGCTGTGAGTGTACATATATTGAAGGAACAAATACTCTCCATCTTCAAATCACTGTGGAAG TAAATCCCAGTGCCACTGTAGAGGATGAAGAGGCCACAAGTTCCACAAAAATATCAATTGCCAGTACTGCTGTTGGTGTGACTGTATTCATCATTATAACTGGAGTTATCCTGGGATTTATCCacagaagaaaacatcacag AACAGACACATCTGGATCATCTGTATGTAAATCTCCCGGCTCTTTA ACCGGAGATGACCCAGATGACCCCTACACAAGCCTTCAGCAGCCAGCAAATGATCTCTACCAAACTATCTCCTCAATACACCATCAACATGACGCCAAGACAAATTCAGCCACAATATAA
- the LOC122976369 gene encoding uncharacterized protein LOC122976369 isoform X2, producing the protein MAVWKLWFVLLLLLPAYNNSQVTFVETTGREPYVTPICTNETLNIITLIICKIRTERSRGEECRLMYKYRQGFEHECDSRFTLMKKNQTIFLHLTSLTPVDSGNYSCECSYPGATNTLHLHITVEVNSSATVEDEEATSSTKISIASAAVGVTVFIIITGVILGFIHRRKHHRTDTSGSSVCKSPGSLDPDDPDDPYTSLQQPANDLYQTISSIHHQHDAKTNSTSNIMELDDQEIDGRETDPSWEIYENT; encoded by the exons ATGGCTGTTTGGAAACTGTGGTTtgttctgcttctgctgctACCTGCGTACAACAACAGCCAAG TGACTTTTGTGGAAACCACTGGGAGAGAACCATATGTCACTCCGATATGCACcaatgaaacactgaatatcATCACACTTATAATATGTAAgatcagaacagagaggagcagaggagaagagtgtCGCTTAATGTATAAATATAGACAGGGCTTTGAGCATGAATGTGACTCCAGGTTCACACTTATGAAAAAGAATCAGACTATATTTCTTCACCTGACCAGTTTAACACCAGTGGATAGTGGGAACTACAGCTGTGAGTGTTCATATCCTGGAGCAACAAATACTCTCCATCTTCATATCACTGTGGAag TAAATTCCAGTGCCACTGTAGAGGATGAAGAGGCCACAAGTTCCACAAAAATATCAATTGccagtgctgctgttggtgtGACTGTATTCATCATTATAACTGGAGTTATCCTGGGATTTATCCacagaagaaaacatcacag AACAGACACATCTGGATCATCTGTATGTAAATCTCCCGGCTCTTTG GATCCAGATGACCCAGATGACCCCTACACAAGCCTTCAGCAGCCAGCAAATGATCTCTACCAAACTATCTCCTCAATACACCATCAACATGATGCCAAGACAAATTCAACCAGTAATATAATGGAGCTGGATGATCAGGAAATAGATGGAAGAGAAACTGATCCAAGTTGGGAAATCTATGAAAACACTTGA
- the LOC122976369 gene encoding uncharacterized protein LOC122976369 isoform X1 — MAVWKLWFVLLLLLPAYNNSQVTFVETTGREPYVTPICTNETLNIITLIICKIRTERSRGEECRLMYKYRQGFEHECDSRFTLMKKNQTIFLHLTSLTPVDSGNYSCECSYPGATNTLHLHITVEVNSSATVEDEEATSSTKISIASAAVGVTVFIIITGVILGFIHRRKHHRNCSRTDTSGSSVCKSPGSLDPDDPDDPYTSLQQPANDLYQTISSIHHQHDAKTNSTSNIMELDDQEIDGRETDPSWEIYENT, encoded by the exons ATGGCTGTTTGGAAACTGTGGTTtgttctgcttctgctgctACCTGCGTACAACAACAGCCAAG TGACTTTTGTGGAAACCACTGGGAGAGAACCATATGTCACTCCGATATGCACcaatgaaacactgaatatcATCACACTTATAATATGTAAgatcagaacagagaggagcagaggagaagagtgtCGCTTAATGTATAAATATAGACAGGGCTTTGAGCATGAATGTGACTCCAGGTTCACACTTATGAAAAAGAATCAGACTATATTTCTTCACCTGACCAGTTTAACACCAGTGGATAGTGGGAACTACAGCTGTGAGTGTTCATATCCTGGAGCAACAAATACTCTCCATCTTCATATCACTGTGGAag TAAATTCCAGTGCCACTGTAGAGGATGAAGAGGCCACAAGTTCCACAAAAATATCAATTGccagtgctgctgttggtgtGACTGTATTCATCATTATAACTGGAGTTATCCTGGGATTTATCCacagaagaaaacatcacag AAACTGTTCAAGAACAGACACATCTGGATCATCTGTATGTAAATCTCCCGGCTCTTTG GATCCAGATGACCCAGATGACCCCTACACAAGCCTTCAGCAGCCAGCAAATGATCTCTACCAAACTATCTCCTCAATACACCATCAACATGATGCCAAGACAAATTCAACCAGTAATATAATGGAGCTGGATGATCAGGAAATAGATGGAAGAGAAACTGATCCAAGTTGGGAAATCTATGAAAACACTTGA
- the LOC122976369 gene encoding uncharacterized protein LOC122976369 isoform X3 translates to MAVWKLWFVLLLLLPAYNNSQVTFVETTGREPYVTPICTNETLNIITLIICKIRTERSRGEECRLMYKYRQGFEHECDSRFTLMKKNQTIFLHLTSLTPVDSGNYSCECSYPGATNTLHLHITVEVNSSATVEDEEATSSTKISIASAAVGVTVFIIITGVILGFIHRRKHHRNCSRTDTSGSSVCKSPGSLMTQMTPTQAFSSQQMISTKLSPQYTINMMPRQIQPVI, encoded by the exons ATGGCTGTTTGGAAACTGTGGTTtgttctgcttctgctgctACCTGCGTACAACAACAGCCAAG TGACTTTTGTGGAAACCACTGGGAGAGAACCATATGTCACTCCGATATGCACcaatgaaacactgaatatcATCACACTTATAATATGTAAgatcagaacagagaggagcagaggagaagagtgtCGCTTAATGTATAAATATAGACAGGGCTTTGAGCATGAATGTGACTCCAGGTTCACACTTATGAAAAAGAATCAGACTATATTTCTTCACCTGACCAGTTTAACACCAGTGGATAGTGGGAACTACAGCTGTGAGTGTTCATATCCTGGAGCAACAAATACTCTCCATCTTCATATCACTGTGGAag TAAATTCCAGTGCCACTGTAGAGGATGAAGAGGCCACAAGTTCCACAAAAATATCAATTGccagtgctgctgttggtgtGACTGTATTCATCATTATAACTGGAGTTATCCTGGGATTTATCCacagaagaaaacatcacag AAACTGTTCAAGAACAGACACATCTGGATCATCTGTATGTAAATCTCCCGGCTCTTTG ATGACCCAGATGACCCCTACACAAGCCTTCAGCAGCCAGCAAATGATCTCTACCAAACTATCTCCTCAATACACCATCAACATGATGCCAAGACAAATTCAACCAGTAATATAA